Proteins found in one Brachyspira murdochii DSM 12563 genomic segment:
- a CDS encoding sugar phosphate isomerase family — protein sequence MNIYIANSYKDYIDFTAKHILHFLEKKQEKKEKLYISVSSEYDTKDIYKSIIENIKFYKINFKNIFIFQQSEYIGLSPTDKNSKAYFLKENLISKLNIPEENVFLFDGKGDESQMYKQLEIIKKIGRFDVIWYSLTADSTSAGNERMSSLSSLFRIKTLSEHSISEIKKRFPEDKEVPTTVFSMGMGFIDIVDTVLLTSSGIEKSCSLRDCLEYGISNSSPLSKLQKHSDVTVIADYESSLRLSSQTVFMKIEKNIK from the coding sequence ATGAATATATATATTGCTAATTCATATAAAGACTATATTGATTTTACAGCTAAACATATTCTGCACTTTTTAGAAAAGAAACAGGAAAAAAAAGAAAAATTATATATATCCGTTTCAAGCGAATATGATACAAAAGATATTTATAAATCTATAATAGAAAATATTAAATTTTACAAAATAAATTTCAAAAATATATTTATATTTCAGCAGTCAGAATATATAGGACTTTCCCCCACTGATAAAAACAGCAAAGCATATTTTTTGAAAGAAAATCTTATATCAAAATTAAACATACCAGAAGAAAATGTTTTCTTATTTGACGGAAAAGGCGATGAATCTCAAATGTATAAACAGCTTGAAATTATTAAAAAAATAGGAAGATTTGATGTTATATGGTATTCTCTTACAGCAGATTCTACTTCTGCAGGCAATGAGAGAATGTCATCATTATCATCACTATTTAGAATAAAAACTTTAAGCGAGCATTCCATAAGCGAAATAAAAAAAAGATTTCCAGAAGATAAAGAAGTACCTACTACAGTATTCAGCATGGGTATGGGATTTATAGATATTGTAGATACAGTTTTACTTACATCATCTGGTATAGAAAAATCCTGCTCTTTGCGTGATTGTTTGGAATATGGAATAAGTAATTCTTCGCCTTTAAGCAAATTACAAAAACATAGTGATGTTACTGTAATAGCTGATTATGAATCCTCTTTAAGACTTTCGAGCCAAACTGTATTTATGAAAATAGAAAAGAATATAAAATAA
- the nagA gene encoding N-acetylglucosamine-6-phosphate deacetylase, translating to MRIIITNESVYEWAAYYTVKCILDYSETDKPFVLSFPLRYVNKAYYQKLLSFYNDNIVSFKNIHIVSSGEYIDSDISQKYLEDNFLKFIDIPKENVHLFDSNVANRKEEAKRMANLIKELGNITLLIDTLAEDGSFLLNTPSSSLEGSVRDKKISEIIRSYESKKFNMPIEMFPREGFTLGFEEAFNAKYVLVMASGYEVSDALAHCVEGAITQFYPTSVLQEHKKLIIVADEESSSDLKVKTYKYAKSLESKSLHPKELIKGLYKSYYALTNIKIFDGEKFIDGHCIVIENNVIKSVEKEIDVDAVITRIDLGGKIVAPGYIDLQVNGIGGYDINASPTVETLKNMNEVCQRYGCTSYLPTVITNSDEYMIKIIDLFNNIEDLSVMGVLGIHFEGPYISHEKRGIHNEKFIREPNIDMIKKINASKCVMVTVAPEMVNGEVIEAFAMGGKVVSVGHTNGTYNEIKEKIPYGITFATHLFNAMRPWGSREPGAVGAVLETKDMYAGLICDGVHCDFASVELAYKLKTGHICIVTDAIAPAAAPEIKEYIWAGKKIHRDGNRLIDDNGTLGGSSITMSQSVRNVVNHVGAAVEEALKMASLYPAKVMGIDDKYGRIKEGYIADLVILDENLIVKGVVFKGNYKEYNYDHEWVTHA from the coding sequence ATGAGAATAATTATTACAAATGAAAGCGTTTATGAATGGGCTGCTTACTACACTGTAAAATGTATATTAGATTATTCGGAAACTGATAAGCCTTTCGTATTATCTTTTCCTTTAAGATATGTTAATAAAGCATATTATCAAAAGCTATTATCTTTTTATAATGACAATATAGTATCATTTAAAAATATACATATAGTTTCATCTGGAGAATATATAGACTCAGACATATCACAGAAATATTTAGAGGATAATTTCTTAAAGTTTATAGATATACCTAAAGAGAATGTGCATTTATTTGACAGTAATGTGGCAAACAGAAAAGAAGAAGCTAAAAGAATGGCTAATTTGATAAAAGAATTAGGAAATATAACATTATTAATAGATACATTAGCAGAAGACGGAAGTTTTCTTCTTAACACTCCAAGCTCTTCATTAGAAGGAAGTGTAAGAGATAAAAAAATAAGCGAGATAATAAGAAGCTATGAATCAAAAAAGTTTAATATGCCTATAGAGATGTTTCCTAGAGAAGGGTTTACTCTAGGATTTGAAGAGGCTTTTAATGCTAAATATGTACTTGTAATGGCTAGCGGTTATGAAGTGTCCGATGCTTTAGCTCATTGTGTAGAAGGGGCGATTACTCAGTTCTACCCTACTTCTGTACTTCAGGAACATAAAAAACTTATAATTGTAGCCGATGAAGAGTCCAGCAGCGATTTAAAAGTAAAAACTTATAAATATGCTAAAAGTTTGGAAAGCAAAAGTCTTCACCCTAAAGAACTTATTAAGGGGCTTTATAAATCTTATTATGCTCTTACAAACATTAAAATATTTGACGGCGAAAAGTTTATAGACGGACATTGTATTGTTATAGAAAATAATGTTATAAAAAGCGTTGAAAAAGAAATAGATGTTGATGCTGTTATTACAAGAATAGATTTAGGAGGAAAAATAGTTGCTCCCGGATATATAGACTTGCAGGTTAATGGTATAGGAGGATATGATATTAATGCCTCTCCTACTGTTGAAACATTAAAAAATATGAATGAAGTTTGTCAAAGATATGGCTGTACTTCATACTTACCTACAGTCATTACAAACAGTGATGAATACATGATAAAAATTATAGACTTATTCAATAATATAGAAGATTTATCTGTAATGGGGGTACTTGGAATACATTTTGAAGGTCCTTATATATCGCATGAAAAAAGAGGCATACACAATGAAAAGTTTATAAGAGAGCCTAATATAGATATGATAAAAAAAATCAATGCTTCAAAATGTGTAATGGTTACTGTAGCACCTGAAATGGTAAATGGAGAAGTTATAGAGGCATTTGCTATGGGAGGAAAAGTAGTATCGGTAGGACATACCAACGGCACATACAATGAAATAAAAGAAAAAATACCTTATGGAATAACTTTTGCCACACACTTATTTAATGCTATGCGTCCTTGGGGTTCAAGAGAGCCGGGTGCTGTCGGAGCGGTACTTGAAACTAAAGATATGTACGCAGGTTTAATATGCGACGGAGTACATTGCGATTTTGCTTCAGTAGAGCTTGCATACAAATTAAAAACAGGGCATATATGTATAGTTACTGATGCTATAGCTCCTGCTGCTGCACCAGAAATAAAAGAATATATTTGGGCTGGTAAAAAAATACATAGAGACGGCAACAGACTTATTGATGATAACGGTACTTTGGGCGGCTCTTCAATTACTATGAGTCAGTCTGTAAGAAATGTAGTTAATCATGTAGGTGCTGCTGTAGAAGAGGCTTTGAAAATGGCTTCGCTTTATCCTGCTAAAGTTATGGGCATAGATGACAAATACGGCAGAATAAAAGAAGGATATATTGCGGACTTAGTTATACTAGATGAAAACCTAATAGTAAAAGGTGTGGTGTTTAAAGGAAATTACAAAGAGTATAATTATGACCATGAATGGGTAACACATGCTTAA